The following proteins are encoded in a genomic region of Leptospira ryugenii:
- a CDS encoding Ppx/GppA phosphatase family protein, whose product MIPLGQRFKSRLQAESKERILAAIDLGTNSFHIVIVKVRLDGTLESLTKEKETVRLGSGSADYAVIQEDAFDRGIACLKRFKTLADSYKADIRAVATSALREAENRDVFLRRAEIEVGLKIDVISGNEEARLIYLGILQGLPLYEKRILMIDIGGGSTELLVGEKGEILFSSSLKLGAIRLTEKFLKKDPITALDLQKCKIHIESVLSAFIPQIEPWKPFTVVGSSGTVTSLASMILEKAGEKRERLNGYEFRYDQFKEVKKHLLEADTVKKRLKLPGLESKRADIIVGGLLVLDEVLHRLKAQSVTVSDFALRDGIVYDTIESYFRLESSPVPELGNIREKAIKTIANLYPNGKAHAKQVTLLTLQLFDDLKDVHKLGGVEREYLEAACHLHQVGLCISHHSYHKHSYYIIRHSDAMVGFSNAEIEIIALIARYHRKGGPKQKHEEFKVLRPEDQLLVKKLAALLRIGDGLDRSETSILNSVSAKVIGNRVICELFHDKNKDPHLELWSVEEKKDLFENTFPFQIEFVSVMK is encoded by the coding sequence ATGATACCACTTGGACAAAGATTTAAGAGCCGTTTACAAGCAGAATCCAAAGAACGAATCCTAGCCGCCATCGACTTAGGCACCAACTCCTTCCACATTGTCATTGTCAAGGTCCGTTTAGATGGCACTCTTGAGTCACTCACAAAGGAAAAAGAGACCGTACGATTAGGAAGCGGTAGCGCGGATTATGCGGTCATCCAAGAAGATGCCTTCGATCGAGGCATTGCTTGCCTCAAACGATTTAAGACTCTAGCAGATTCTTACAAAGCAGACATTCGAGCAGTCGCCACTAGTGCGTTACGTGAAGCAGAGAATCGTGATGTGTTCTTGAGACGTGCCGAAATAGAAGTCGGTTTAAAGATCGATGTCATTTCAGGCAATGAAGAGGCGAGGTTGATTTACTTAGGAATCTTGCAAGGTTTGCCTTTGTATGAAAAAAGAATTCTAATGATAGATATAGGCGGAGGAAGTACGGAACTTCTTGTGGGAGAAAAAGGAGAAATTCTATTTTCCAGCAGTTTAAAGTTAGGTGCTATTCGGCTCACCGAAAAATTTTTAAAAAAAGATCCGATCACAGCCTTAGACCTGCAAAAATGTAAGATACATATTGAATCTGTGCTCTCTGCTTTTATCCCACAAATTGAACCTTGGAAGCCATTTACCGTTGTGGGTTCTTCGGGAACGGTTACTTCATTGGCTTCGATGATTTTAGAAAAGGCTGGGGAGAAACGAGAGCGTTTGAATGGTTATGAATTTCGTTATGACCAATTCAAAGAGGTAAAAAAACACCTTCTCGAAGCGGACACGGTGAAGAAGCGATTAAAATTACCTGGCTTAGAGTCAAAAAGAGCAGACATCATAGTTGGTGGGCTCCTTGTTTTGGATGAAGTCCTACATCGTTTAAAGGCACAGTCTGTAACAGTCTCTGATTTCGCCCTCCGTGATGGGATCGTGTATGATACCATTGAATCCTACTTTCGCCTTGAAAGCTCACCTGTCCCGGAACTGGGCAATATCCGAGAGAAGGCGATCAAAACAATCGCCAATTTATACCCAAACGGAAAGGCGCATGCAAAGCAAGTCACTTTACTCACATTGCAATTATTTGATGATTTAAAGGATGTACATAAATTAGGTGGTGTAGAAAGAGAATACTTGGAGGCGGCTTGCCATTTGCACCAGGTTGGACTTTGTATCTCTCACCACTCCTACCATAAACATAGTTATTATATCATTCGGCATTCGGATGCGATGGTTGGTTTTTCAAATGCTGAAATCGAAATCATTGCGCTAATTGCAAGGTATCATAGAAAAGGTGGTCCAAAGCAAAAACATGAAGAATTTAAAGTCCTTCGACCAGAAGACCAACTATTGGTAAAAAAGTTAGCCGCATTGCTGCGGATAGGTGATGGTTTAGATCGATCAGAAACATCGATACTGAACTCTGTTTCTGCAAAGGTTATAGGCAATCGAGTAATCTGTGAGTTATTTCATGACAAAAATAAAGATCCACATTTAGAACTTTGGTCAGTCGAAGAAAAGAAGGACTTGTTTGAGAATACCTTTCCTTTTCAGATTGAATTTGTGAGTGTAATGAAATGA
- a CDS encoding rod shape-determining protein, giving the protein MIFDNLYGLFSNDMGIDLGTANTLVHVKGQGIVLSEPSVVAVQASTGKVLAVGQEAKRMLGRTPGDIVAIRPMKDGVIADFETVEKMIRYFIAKVHNRTTFVKPRIVIGVPSGITEVEKRAVRESAEQAGAREIFLIEEALAAAIGANIPIHEPAGNMIVDIGGGTTEIAVISLGGMVIAESIRTGGDEFDDAIVKYLRNQYNLVVGERTAEDIKLTIGNAFADKRVDTMEVKGRDAISGLPRTLELDSNEIRKALKEPTDEILDGIKSVLERTPPELAADIVERGIVLTGGGCLLRGLEHYLTKETGVPVFRAENPLTCVVLGTGRYLDELKYIKPGIH; this is encoded by the coding sequence ATGATTTTTGATAACCTCTATGGACTCTTCTCGAATGACATGGGCATCGACCTCGGAACGGCCAATACGCTCGTCCACGTAAAAGGCCAGGGAATTGTCCTTTCGGAACCTTCTGTGGTGGCAGTCCAGGCTTCCACTGGCAAGGTTTTGGCCGTTGGCCAAGAGGCAAAACGGATGCTCGGAAGGACACCTGGGGACATCGTTGCCATCCGGCCTATGAAAGACGGTGTCATCGCCGACTTCGAAACCGTCGAAAAAATGATTCGATACTTCATCGCTAAGGTGCACAACCGCACGACCTTCGTCAAACCCCGCATCGTGATTGGGGTTCCTTCTGGAATCACCGAGGTGGAAAAACGAGCCGTTCGCGAATCGGCAGAGCAAGCCGGTGCCCGTGAAATCTTCCTCATTGAGGAGGCCCTGGCAGCAGCCATTGGTGCCAATATTCCTATCCATGAACCAGCAGGGAACATGATCGTAGATATCGGGGGTGGTACAACCGAAATCGCCGTGATCTCTCTTGGTGGTATGGTGATCGCAGAATCCATCCGAACGGGTGGAGATGAGTTTGATGACGCCATCGTTAAGTATCTGCGTAACCAGTACAACTTGGTCGTAGGGGAAAGAACAGCGGAAGACATCAAGCTTACCATTGGCAATGCATTTGCGGACAAACGAGTGGATACTATGGAAGTGAAAGGCCGTGATGCCATTTCTGGTCTCCCTCGCACCTTGGAACTAGACTCCAACGAAATCCGAAAAGCTCTGAAAGAACCAACCGACGAAATCCTAGACGGAATCAAATCTGTCTTGGAACGCACCCCACCAGAACTGGCAGCAGACATTGTGGAACGAGGGATCGTTTTGACAGGCGGTGGTTGCCTTCTCCGTGGACTGGAACATTACCTCACAAAAGAAACAGGTGTGCCGGTCTTCCGTGCTGAAAACCCGCTAACATGCGTTGTGTTAGGAACAGGTCGTTACCTAGACGAATTGAAGTACATCAAACCAGGCATCCACTAA
- a CDS encoding DUF4352 domain-containing protein, whose translation MYKFFSSTFCLLVFVSLFINCAYYSLPGELNGRNQVMGKKTLGIALTRMENNGISIKSTAESLPLAVMRTIAEKNKSSEQFTFIDTIGDGSQFDYSQEYLKMNKRDILELQYNYQQKSVNLLMNILGLTTLGILPLKKTFQFSVVPIIYDSNGNAYPLKPIDSPTIDEWRSWLLFPFGSSKSKEIDYIQYVLSETINSALEEIETRNIAISTFRGNYKKLNLPMRLAHTDTSICDVLVDSANRSYMTAGVGNKICRVELLFQNNTDRILSISSQNFRLVVDGKEVPAMESISAENNQFKTLSSFVSLKPNSSGWYPEMIVYFSIPRSSKPTLLRYVDKELSENPIEMKFTVKN comes from the coding sequence ATGTACAAGTTTTTTTCATCCACATTTTGCCTCCTTGTTTTTGTTAGCTTATTCATAAATTGTGCCTATTATTCTCTTCCAGGTGAGTTGAATGGAAGGAATCAAGTCATGGGGAAAAAAACTCTAGGCATAGCGCTTACCAGAATGGAAAACAACGGGATTTCTATTAAATCGACTGCAGAATCTTTACCTTTAGCAGTCATGAGAACAATCGCTGAAAAGAATAAATCAAGCGAACAATTTACATTTATCGATACGATAGGAGATGGTAGTCAATTTGATTATTCGCAGGAATATCTAAAAATGAACAAAAGGGATATTCTAGAATTACAATATAATTATCAGCAAAAATCGGTAAATCTCCTAATGAACATTTTAGGATTAACAACCTTAGGAATTTTGCCTCTCAAAAAAACATTCCAATTTAGCGTGGTTCCGATCATCTATGATAGCAATGGAAATGCGTATCCATTAAAACCCATCGACTCACCAACGATAGATGAGTGGAGAAGCTGGCTACTTTTCCCTTTTGGTTCCAGTAAGTCAAAAGAGATTGATTACATTCAATATGTTCTTTCAGAAACTATCAATTCTGCGCTGGAAGAAATTGAAACTAGAAATATAGCTATCTCCACCTTCAGAGGTAACTATAAAAAATTAAATCTTCCCATGAGACTTGCCCATACGGATACCTCTATCTGTGACGTATTAGTAGATTCAGCTAATAGATCTTATATGACCGCGGGAGTCGGTAACAAAATTTGTAGAGTGGAACTTTTGTTTCAGAATAATACAGATCGAATTTTATCGATAAGCTCTCAAAATTTTAGACTTGTTGTAGATGGAAAAGAAGTTCCAGCTATGGAGAGTATTTCTGCCGAGAATAACCAGTTTAAGACACTTTCGAGCTTTGTAAGTTTGAAGCCAAACTCGTCTGGTTGGTATCCTGAAATGATTGTTTACTTCAGCATTCCAAGGTCGAGTAAACCGACTCTATTACGTTATGTAGATAAAGAACTTTCAGAGAACCCAATTGAAATGAAATTTACCGTAAAAAATTAA
- a CDS encoding fibronectin type III domain-containing protein: MKRIILFPLLLLYTNCILSSLFDKTKVNAGSDGSGLLLLALGGASPNGISAGEPVGGGEVTSAGTTLRSSDGIITIDIPAGAVDETINFTISKITPESSVFPGSFLPTSDAYELLPSYRFKKPVNVSLALNTTSIQGLNLVKSKSLGFSFSSTSSIDNAGRFPSWTAHESKVEGDKVVFSTETFSIFGTATPPAGNQPPINSGAYYYFKPGCAYLPYMVRTQVIDPDGDTVHVYLITGPNNGGAAAIQMTREGLTNWYTANIPYEAMASSGIQMQVTATDSNGQTSFVPSSTIFKYPASSNDPIFIANYDRDQDNDGLLCAWERDNGRSDTNASDVGAATDSDGDGIPNSSDYTPNGEANPNIDSLQIFPAIVTMDISEKVIFGAMASLGGQYRYVNASYSATGIALDGNPVGSMLTATAPSTFQPSNPGTAGVVATVGARNATATVIVKDTRGPNNITNLSAYSISQNKIRLEWTAPGDDGVFGRASIYQIYRSTTVISNNTNCNGVLVNHGLTPKNSGLPERFDVPGLSPNTTYYFCIRAFDDSGNINAWAGTVSATTQSVPDIIPPSDIVSVSATSLGIDKVKLDWVSVGDDANVGIPAAYEIYRSTSPITNDNECRSAVEILNNVTPTAAGTPATFTVSNLADNTVFYFCVVAVDESGNYSKWNSLTTATTARANQAPVVSVVNVLTTINRNPVFFSGSSSSDPDAIACAANANNYVYSWTLLNKPPTSARTSADITGANTLNATFAPDVAGNYVLQLTFTDDKGVCGGTNKLSAKTTTLYADYIGYVNVSYEYATPAGYVYSVPVEGVDYERISQLESNLTPTECNQRPLNNLCVSSTYRLIPDTNGMQVQLYNPPVTDYYLMEQNGYAGIRDGFWTTADIGMPLRFDGNYFFNDPWPNGQLYKRVWNPTVTWTASGNVGFKTDAEWNALQQDVAAGTKRNLVGTRF, translated from the coding sequence ATGAAGCGAATTATTTTATTTCCCCTACTCTTACTCTATACAAATTGTATCCTTTCCTCACTTTTTGACAAAACGAAGGTAAATGCTGGTTCCGATGGATCTGGTCTTCTTCTTTTAGCTTTGGGTGGAGCATCGCCTAATGGTATTTCCGCTGGTGAACCTGTTGGAGGCGGTGAGGTCACAAGCGCTGGGACAACTCTCCGTTCTTCAGACGGAATCATCACGATCGATATCCCTGCCGGGGCAGTGGACGAAACGATCAATTTTACGATCAGTAAAATCACTCCTGAAAGCTCCGTCTTTCCTGGTAGTTTCCTTCCGACAAGTGATGCTTACGAATTGCTACCGTCTTACCGTTTTAAAAAGCCTGTCAATGTTAGTTTAGCATTGAACACAACATCTATCCAAGGTTTAAATTTGGTCAAATCCAAGAGTTTAGGATTTTCCTTTAGTTCTACCAGTTCTATAGACAATGCTGGTCGTTTTCCAAGTTGGACCGCTCATGAATCAAAAGTTGAAGGCGATAAGGTTGTTTTTTCAACCGAGACTTTCTCCATTTTCGGTACGGCAACTCCACCAGCCGGAAACCAACCTCCTATCAATTCAGGTGCCTATTATTATTTCAAGCCAGGCTGTGCTTATCTACCTTATATGGTCCGTACACAAGTCATCGATCCAGATGGCGATACTGTGCACGTGTATTTGATAACAGGACCGAATAACGGAGGTGCGGCGGCTATCCAAATGACTCGAGAGGGATTAACTAATTGGTACACTGCAAATATCCCATATGAAGCTATGGCTTCCTCCGGTATCCAGATGCAGGTAACTGCTACTGATTCCAACGGTCAGACAAGTTTTGTTCCCTCAAGCACGATTTTTAAATACCCTGCTAGCTCCAATGATCCTATTTTCATTGCCAATTACGACCGTGACCAGGACAACGATGGTCTCCTATGTGCTTGGGAACGAGACAATGGAAGGAGCGATACGAATGCGAGTGATGTGGGAGCCGCTACTGATTCTGATGGAGATGGTATCCCAAACTCTTCTGACTATACTCCCAATGGTGAGGCAAATCCAAACATCGATAGCTTACAAATCTTTCCTGCCATCGTAACCATGGATATTTCCGAAAAAGTAATTTTTGGCGCCATGGCTTCGCTAGGTGGGCAATACCGTTATGTAAACGCAAGCTATTCAGCAACGGGAATCGCATTAGATGGAAATCCAGTAGGATCTATGCTTACCGCGACTGCGCCAAGTACATTCCAACCATCAAATCCAGGGACCGCTGGTGTCGTTGCTACCGTAGGAGCAAGAAATGCAACAGCCACCGTCATAGTTAAGGACACTCGTGGACCAAATAACATCACCAATCTCAGTGCCTATTCCATATCTCAAAACAAAATCCGTTTAGAATGGACTGCACCTGGCGATGATGGAGTGTTTGGACGTGCCTCCATATATCAGATCTACCGCTCCACAACAGTAATTAGCAATAACACAAATTGCAACGGCGTGCTAGTCAATCATGGCTTAACTCCAAAAAACTCTGGTTTACCGGAAAGATTCGATGTGCCAGGACTTTCACCTAATACTACTTATTACTTTTGCATACGGGCCTTTGATGATTCTGGAAATATCAACGCTTGGGCAGGAACAGTATCCGCGACAACTCAAAGCGTACCAGACATCATTCCACCTTCTGATATCGTGAGTGTATCTGCCACATCGCTTGGTATAGATAAGGTGAAACTAGACTGGGTTTCTGTTGGCGATGATGCTAATGTGGGAATCCCGGCCGCTTATGAAATTTATCGTTCTACATCACCTATTACCAATGATAATGAATGCCGAAGTGCAGTCGAAATACTAAACAATGTGACGCCCACTGCCGCGGGTACCCCTGCTACATTCACCGTTTCCAATCTTGCTGACAATACCGTCTTTTACTTTTGTGTTGTAGCCGTAGATGAGTCAGGTAACTACAGCAAATGGAATTCACTGACGACTGCTACCACGGCGAGGGCTAACCAAGCTCCTGTTGTCTCCGTTGTGAATGTTCTGACCACAATTAACAGAAATCCTGTCTTTTTTTCTGGTTCTAGTTCCAGCGATCCGGATGCCATCGCCTGTGCCGCGAATGCCAATAATTATGTATATTCTTGGACTTTGTTAAATAAGCCACCAACTTCAGCAAGGACTTCTGCAGACATTACTGGAGCCAATACACTCAATGCAACCTTTGCTCCCGACGTCGCAGGAAACTATGTTCTCCAACTCACGTTTACTGATGACAAAGGAGTTTGTGGGGGAACTAATAAACTTTCGGCGAAGACAACAACACTTTATGCAGATTACATTGGCTATGTGAATGTTAGCTATGAATATGCAACTCCTGCAGGTTACGTATACTCTGTACCTGTGGAGGGAGTGGATTATGAACGAATCAGTCAACTGGAATCAAACTTGACTCCTACTGAATGTAATCAAAGACCTTTAAATAATTTGTGTGTATCATCAACATACCGACTTATTCCAGATACAAACGGAATGCAAGTTCAGTTGTACAATCCTCCAGTCACAGATTATTATTTGATGGAGCAAAATGGTTACGCGGGCATCAGAGATGGCTTTTGGACGACAGCTGATATAGGTATGCCTCTCAGATTCGATGGGAATTATTTTTTTAACGATCCTTGGCCAAATGGCCAGCTCTACAAACGGGTATGGAACCCAACTGTGACCTGGACAGCATCGGGTAATGTCGGCTTCAAAACTGATGCCGAATGGAATGCGCTGCAACAAGACGTAGCCGCGGGCACCAAACGTAATTTAGTGGGAACTCGCTTCTAA
- a CDS encoding putative Ig domain-containing protein → MSQPRTTYTLTANTTAGSQTTTFDITINPSPPTFVSAIFSTYVIGVSTSVSIVKGGCVPCTFSISPALPAGLSLDSSTGVISGTPTTAQSATTYSVTASNSAGSITSNSTSLTIVPVSIVYSGQFLYYPVSTSVSITPTTTSASAVTYSLTSGSLPAGISLNTSTGAITGTTPGTASTNSITIRGTNSAGNANSNLLSFRVHTVADLTCNTSGTASGCSVSTPFSCNASSLCYGSLSTCRQSAPTGSCQY, encoded by the coding sequence ATGAGTCAGCCGAGGACAACTTACACATTAACTGCAAATACAACTGCTGGATCACAGACAACAACTTTTGATATAACGATTAACCCCTCTCCACCAACCTTTGTTTCCGCAATTTTTTCAACCTACGTTATAGGAGTTTCGACTTCGGTTTCTATAGTGAAAGGCGGTTGTGTACCTTGTACATTTTCCATATCACCTGCTCTTCCAGCAGGGCTCTCACTAGATTCTTCAACTGGTGTTATCAGTGGCACTCCTACAACGGCACAAAGTGCCACAACTTATAGCGTGACAGCTTCCAATTCTGCTGGTAGTATTACTTCCAACAGTACCTCTCTAACCATAGTCCCAGTATCAATAGTTTATTCTGGACAATTTTTATATTACCCAGTGAGTACATCCGTGAGTATAACGCCCACTACTACATCGGCTAGCGCGGTTACTTACTCGCTTACCTCTGGCTCATTACCTGCAGGCATATCCCTTAATACATCTACAGGAGCAATAACAGGAACAACTCCGGGAACAGCGAGCACGAATTCAATTACCATTAGAGGTACGAACTCTGCGGGGAATGCAAATTCAAATCTTCTATCATTTCGGGTTCATACAGTCGCAGACTTAACATGCAATACGTCTGGCACTGCGTCTGGTTGCTCGGTTTCGACACCTTTTTCTTGCAATGCATCTTCTTTGTGCTATGGAAGTCTTTCGACCTGTAGACAGTCAGCTCCCACCGGCAGCTGCCAATATTAG
- the lsa14 gene encoding adhesin Lsa14: MKKFNRWGLLFLAIIASISFQNCTGGNVGMIYGVQNSNPTREYNSYNSVYKYGVLFHLASIPGQLGSNAGSDSKGESCSHSALWLFSWGDSSIESAKKAGKISAVSSIEYKQLGILAGALYHQFCTTVLGSGSSSTKAADADGKPANTQQRR; this comes from the coding sequence ATGAAGAAATTCAATAGATGGGGCCTGTTATTCCTAGCAATAATTGCTTCCATTAGTTTTCAAAACTGTACTGGCGGTAATGTGGGAATGATTTACGGAGTCCAGAATTCAAACCCTACCAGAGAATACAATAGCTACAATTCCGTTTACAAATACGGCGTTTTATTCCATTTGGCTTCCATTCCTGGCCAACTTGGATCCAATGCAGGTTCTGATTCGAAAGGCGAAAGCTGTTCCCATTCAGCTCTTTGGCTATTTTCCTGGGGTGATTCCAGCATTGAATCAGCCAAGAAAGCAGGAAAAATATCTGCTGTTAGCTCAATCGAATACAAACAATTGGGAATTTTAGCTGGAGCTCTGTACCATCAGTTCTGCACGACAGTGCTTGGTTCTGGTTCTTCCTCAACCAAAGCAGCTGATGCAGATGGAAAGCCTGCTAACACACAACAACGGAGATAA
- a CDS encoding TRL-like family protein has product MKKTVILLFLTIFLGFYSCATGPTHGLIFTYNDFPGEFNPNNDVKAIKSAEGCQHAILGLFTFGDAGAGQVARDNKIERIATIDHSTISVWTLAYRSYCTKVTGE; this is encoded by the coding sequence ATGAAAAAAACAGTAATATTACTTTTCTTAACAATTTTTCTTGGATTCTACTCCTGTGCAACTGGTCCTACTCATGGATTAATATTTACGTACAATGATTTTCCTGGTGAGTTTAATCCAAATAATGATGTAAAAGCAATTAAATCAGCAGAAGGTTGCCAGCATGCCATATTGGGTTTATTTACTTTCGGAGATGCGGGAGCAGGCCAAGTTGCAAGAGATAATAAAATTGAGCGCATAGCAACAATCGATCATTCGACAATTAGTGTCTGGACACTTGCTTACCGAAGCTATTGCACTAAAGTTACAGGAGAATAA
- a CDS encoding TRL domain-containing protein encodes MNTRINLILMTIAMVFFTNCSTVVPSAIFNGTTQHVYTNTPGGQLTSAKVVKSGQSCSFTFFPAYLFFYGIGGGIEDAKKEGGISKVAVVDRKSTSFLGPIFNRECVQVWGE; translated from the coding sequence ATGAATACGAGAATAAATCTGATATTGATGACCATTGCTATGGTATTTTTCACAAACTGTAGTACTGTTGTTCCAAGTGCTATTTTTAATGGAACTACTCAGCACGTTTATACAAACACTCCTGGTGGGCAATTGACGTCTGCGAAGGTAGTGAAATCTGGGCAATCCTGTTCATTCACCTTTTTTCCTGCTTATCTCTTCTTCTACGGCATTGGCGGAGGAATCGAAGATGCCAAAAAAGAAGGTGGTATTTCTAAAGTAGCAGTGGTTGACCGAAAATCCACAAGCTTCTTGGGTCCCATTTTCAACCGAGAATGTGTTCAAGTTTGGGGCGAATAG
- a CDS encoding Rrf2 family transcriptional regulator encodes MSIPSRFSVAIHILTILEMGRGASSEEIAGSVGTNAAIIRLLLGKLKKAGFIHARRGIKGSSLAKPSREINLLDIYNATEKEAALFLLHENPNPSCPIGKNIQNALSGILDEAQKAMEDKLSEYNLSDVSSEIRQRIESKNKGFNKKQA; translated from the coding sequence ATGTCCATCCCTAGTAGGTTTTCCGTTGCCATTCATATATTGACCATTTTGGAAATGGGTCGTGGAGCTTCTTCCGAAGAGATAGCTGGCTCTGTGGGCACCAATGCAGCCATTATTCGATTATTACTTGGAAAATTAAAAAAAGCAGGTTTCATTCATGCCCGTCGGGGTATCAAAGGGTCCTCTTTAGCAAAACCATCACGGGAAATCAATTTACTAGATATTTATAATGCTACTGAAAAAGAAGCTGCCTTGTTTCTTTTACATGAAAATCCAAATCCAAGTTGCCCTATAGGAAAAAACATTCAAAACGCTCTATCCGGAATTTTAGATGAAGCACAAAAAGCTATGGAAGATAAACTTTCAGAATATAATTTATCCGATGTTAGTTCAGAGATTCGTCAACGAATCGAATCTAAAAACAAGGGATTTAATAAAAAACAGGCATAA
- a CDS encoding NAD(P)-dependent oxidoreductase, which produces MNITLIGATGFIGSKTLEESLNRGYQVTAILRDPSKLKVEHNNLKKCKGDIFDTDELAKIIFGSDAVLDSYNPGWTDPNIRENMINGSLSIFKATKKAGVKRIIVMGGAGSLEVQPGLQLIDTPEFPKEYFDGADGARQTLNYLRTEDDLEWTFLSPSMIIDPEGPKTGKYRVSRESLLIDSNGQSRISLADLVKAFVDELEERNHIRSRFTVGY; this is translated from the coding sequence ATGAACATTACATTAATAGGCGCTACCGGTTTTATTGGAAGTAAAACTTTAGAAGAAAGTTTAAATAGAGGATACCAAGTGACAGCTATTTTGCGAGATCCGAGTAAACTGAAAGTTGAACACAATAACTTAAAGAAATGCAAAGGTGATATTTTTGATACCGATGAATTGGCGAAGATCATTTTTGGTTCTGATGCTGTATTGGATTCCTATAACCCGGGTTGGACTGACCCAAATATTCGAGAAAATATGATAAATGGATCATTGTCTATTTTCAAAGCTACAAAAAAAGCTGGAGTCAAAAGAATCATTGTTATGGGAGGTGCAGGTTCACTTGAAGTTCAACCTGGATTGCAATTGATTGACACTCCGGAGTTTCCGAAGGAATATTTTGATGGTGCAGATGGTGCCAGACAAACTCTAAACTATTTGCGCACAGAAGATGACTTAGAATGGACCTTTCTTTCTCCTTCAATGATCATTGATCCAGAAGGACCAAAAACAGGAAAATATCGTGTCTCTAGAGAGTCTCTACTGATTGACTCCAATGGACAAAGTCGTATTTCTCTAGCTGACTTGGTAAAAGCTTTTGTAGACGAATTGGAAGAAAGAAATCATATACGAAGTAGATTTACTGTCGGATATTAG
- a CDS encoding alkene reductase produces the protein MKLLFQNATLGRLPLKNRVVMAPMTRSRSIGNLPGEIVGTYYEQRSDAGLIITEGTSPSPNGLGYARIPGIFSKEQVQAWKLVTERVHAKGSKIFVQLMHTGRIVHELNLPKGARVLAPSAILAKGKMWTDEKGMLDHPIPLEMTKEDIKGTIEEFVLASKNAIEAGFDGVELHAANGYLLEQFLHPSSNQRKDDYGGSIENRLQFVMEVSKAVSEAIGKDKTGIRLSPYGAFNDLTPFAETHEEYSLLAKELDGLGLVYIHLVDHSAMGAPTVDPKTVTAIRNHFKGTLILSGGYDAERAEEDLKIGKADLVAFGRPFLANPDLVTRFQQGIPLAPFDETTLYTPGETGYTDYPFASKTVASHS, from the coding sequence ATGAAACTTTTATTTCAAAATGCTACTTTGGGAAGACTCCCCTTGAAAAATCGGGTTGTCATGGCACCAATGACTCGATCCCGATCGATTGGAAATTTACCTGGAGAGATTGTAGGCACATATTATGAGCAACGATCAGATGCTGGTTTGATCATTACGGAGGGCACTTCTCCTTCGCCGAATGGCTTAGGTTATGCGAGAATCCCTGGAATTTTTTCAAAGGAACAAGTACAAGCCTGGAAGCTTGTAACAGAAAGAGTTCATGCAAAAGGAAGCAAAATCTTCGTGCAATTGATGCATACTGGTCGAATCGTACATGAACTAAATCTACCAAAAGGTGCCAGAGTCTTGGCTCCGTCCGCCATCCTGGCAAAGGGGAAGATGTGGACAGATGAAAAAGGTATGTTAGATCATCCTATCCCCCTCGAAATGACGAAGGAAGATATCAAGGGAACAATAGAAGAATTTGTATTAGCTTCGAAGAATGCGATCGAAGCTGGTTTTGATGGTGTCGAACTTCATGCAGCTAACGGGTATTTGCTTGAACAATTTTTACATCCCTCATCAAACCAGAGAAAAGATGATTATGGTGGCTCCATTGAGAATCGACTACAATTTGTAATGGAAGTATCAAAGGCAGTCAGTGAAGCCATAGGAAAAGATAAAACGGGAATTCGCCTTTCACCTTACGGAGCCTTCAATGACCTAACTCCATTTGCTGAAACGCACGAGGAGTATTCTTTGTTAGCCAAAGAACTAGATGGACTTGGCCTAGTTTACATTCACTTAGTTGATCACTCAGCAATGGGTGCACCAACAGTTGATCCCAAAACAGTCACAGCGATACGAAACCATTTTAAAGGTACACTCATCTTGAGTGGAGGCTATGATGCAGAGCGTGCAGAAGAAGATCTCAAAATAGGAAAGGCTGATTTAGTCGCTTTTGGAAGACCATTTTTGGCGAATCCTGATTTGGTCACTAGATTCCAGCAAGGTATACCTCTCGCCCCATTTGATGAAACAACTCTGTATACTCCAGGCGAAACAGGTTACACCGATTACCCTTTTGCTTCGAAGACAGTAGCTTCCCATTCGTAA